In one Moritella sp. 5 genomic region, the following are encoded:
- a CDS encoding helix-turn-helix domain-containing protein, whose translation MPVHQHVKCQLVMPLTGFVRCSIADAIWMVPANCAVWIPSQVLHSNHISLSSDVCMLFVDPDIPGIPDKSCTLSISPLLRELIISLASKNQDYASDDATVRLSQVLIDELIRMPKEHFDFPIPAETRLNKIAHLLLANPADRKTVGEWASLFAMSERTFSRLVKKEVGMTFGRWRGQLHLVMALQKLSSNESVQRVSEDLGYESVSAFITFFKKTLGRPPKQYMRQSV comes from the coding sequence ATGCCAGTTCATCAACACGTGAAGTGTCAGTTAGTGATGCCGTTGACAGGCTTTGTCCGTTGCTCAATTGCGGACGCTATATGGATGGTTCCTGCAAATTGCGCTGTATGGATCCCAAGCCAAGTGCTACACAGTAATCATATCTCGTTAAGTTCAGATGTTTGTATGTTATTTGTTGATCCTGATATTCCCGGCATACCCGATAAAAGTTGCACACTATCGATCTCCCCGTTACTACGCGAACTTATTATTAGCTTGGCAAGTAAGAATCAAGACTATGCATCTGATGACGCGACCGTGAGACTCTCGCAAGTATTGATTGATGAGCTGATCCGTATGCCGAAAGAGCACTTTGATTTTCCTATCCCAGCAGAAACGAGACTTAATAAGATTGCTCATTTGTTATTGGCTAATCCCGCGGATCGTAAAACAGTTGGGGAGTGGGCGTCGTTATTTGCAATGAGTGAAAGAACATTTTCTCGATTGGTGAAGAAAGAGGTCGGCATGACGTTTGGGCGTTGGCGTGGGCAACTTCATCTGGTCATGGCATTGCAAAAACTATCCTCAAATGAATCGGTACAGCGGGTATCAGAAGATTTAGGCTATGAGTCGGTCAGTGCCTTTATTACCTTTTTTAAGAAGACGTTAGGCAGACCACCGAAGCAATATATGAGACAGTCAGTTTAA
- a CDS encoding CynX/NimT family MFS transporter: MSHKNTRNIVHPVLVIIGILLISSNLRGPITGIGPILEFISNDLALSATQAGMLTTLPLLAFAIFSPISSGLARKIGLEPSLMLALLAITSGIIIRSAGSTLTLYLGTCVIGIGIAIGNVLLPSLLKRDFPNKVPTLTAIYVLVMGVGASISSSTTIPMLHLADTLNITVIPSWAFALAGTVILPLVSMLIWLPQMSSHTRPTLDTPEIDSHSYLWRSAEAWQVSGFLALNSFIMYAFIAWLPSILIDNGYSEHQAGYIHGILQLATAVPAIVLIPLMAKLKDKRSLSLTMTILAFIGIVGLLMMPQYAIIWVMMFGFSCGGGFILGLSFVGLRTHDAHQAAALSGMAQCIGYLFAATSPIIFGSLHEMTGSWDIPLIITASMSIIWTGLATQAGKPKIITQAITSG; this comes from the coding sequence ATGTCACATAAGAATACACGTAATATTGTTCATCCCGTACTGGTTATTATCGGTATTTTACTGATTTCCAGTAACCTCCGAGGCCCAATAACCGGCATTGGACCAATTTTAGAGTTCATCTCTAACGATCTTGCTTTATCCGCAACACAGGCTGGTATGCTAACCACATTACCATTGCTCGCCTTTGCTATTTTTTCACCGATATCATCGGGGTTAGCACGCAAGATAGGACTCGAACCATCATTAATGCTAGCACTACTCGCCATCACCAGCGGTATTATCATTCGCTCTGCAGGCTCAACGCTCACCCTGTACTTAGGAACTTGTGTCATCGGTATCGGCATTGCGATAGGTAATGTACTCTTACCTAGCCTGTTAAAACGCGACTTTCCCAATAAAGTACCCACATTAACCGCTATTTACGTATTGGTGATGGGCGTTGGCGCAAGTATCAGTTCTAGTACAACAATCCCGATGCTTCATCTGGCTGATACGCTTAATATTACCGTCATCCCAAGTTGGGCATTCGCATTAGCTGGTACAGTTATACTTCCGCTGGTAAGCATGTTGATTTGGTTACCACAAATGAGCAGCCACACTAGACCAACCCTTGATACACCCGAAATTGACAGTCATAGCTACCTGTGGCGCTCTGCGGAAGCGTGGCAAGTTTCAGGGTTCTTGGCTTTGAACTCATTTATTATGTATGCCTTTATCGCCTGGCTACCCAGTATATTGATTGATAATGGATACTCTGAACATCAGGCGGGTTATATCCACGGTATCCTGCAACTCGCAACCGCAGTACCCGCTATCGTGCTGATCCCATTAATGGCAAAACTAAAAGATAAACGTTCACTTAGCTTAACAATGACGATTCTCGCATTCATTGGTATTGTTGGATTACTCATGATGCCCCAATACGCTATTATCTGGGTGATGATGTTTGGTTTTAGCTGTGGGGGTGGTTTTATTCTCGGTTTATCATTTGTAGGTCTACGGACCCATGATGCGCATCAAGCCGCTGCATTGTCGGGGATGGCGCAGTGTATAGGTTACCTATTTGCAGCAACTAGCCCAATAATTTTTGGTTCACTGCATGAAATGACTGGAAGCTGGGATATACCATTAATTATCACAGCGAGCATGAGTATTATATGGACAGGCTTGGCTACACAAGCAGGTAAACCCAAGATCATCACTCAAG